The region aacactctatgacataaatcacagcaaggtcctctctgacccatctcctagagtaatggaaataaaaacaaaaagaaacaaatggggcctaattaaacttaaaatcttgcaaagcaaaggaaactataaacaaggtcaaaagacaaccctcagaatgggagaaaattatagcaaatgaaacagccaacaaaggattaatttccaaaatacacaaatagttcatgcaactcaataccagaaaaacaaacaacccagtcaaaaagtgggcaaaacatctaaacagatatttctccaaagaagacatacagatggctaataaacacatgaaaagatgctcaacatcattcattattagataaatgcaaatcaaaactacagtgagatatcacttttGATACCCACTTGAGTCGATTgttaatgaggtggataaacctagagtgTATCATACagatgaagtaaatcagaaacaaATATCAAATCCTAATGCATATTTGTGGAATCTAGAGAGATGGcaatgatgaacctatttgcagggcagcaacagagatacagacatagagagcaaacttgaggacaaggcagaggaaggagaaggtggggcaAATGGAGAGAGTATCAAGGAAGCATACgcactatcatatgtaaaatagacagccagtgggaatttgctgtgtggtttAGGGAGCTCAgatcggtgctctgtgacaacctagaggggtgggatgggttggGAGCTGGGatgggttcaagagggaggggacatatgttttcatatgtgtacctttggctgattcattttgatacatgacagaaagcaaaacaatattgttaagcaattatccttcaatagaaattaaattttaaaaatatattcataaccTAAGAGTTGAGAGTTATGCTTTATTCAGCAGGAACTTTTAGGACTTAAGTAGGGAGACAACATCCTCAAGTGAGCCTGAAAGAAATGGTTTGAGGAGGCTGAGGGAAGAGCTGGGCTATATAGAAGTTTCTCTGTAGAAAGGCAGATAGTCtgaatgttgaaaatatttttgtgaattgAAGGAAACCAGATACCCCAAGTTaaagaatttagtgcttttctgtgtatgggaagattcaagagtctgggctcattgctGAAgccattcctttcatatgcatctcagctatctgaggccagtatcctgtgtttttcacatcctgagctccctgtggCTCACAGGGAGAGtagctgcagtctgatggctgttAGATCACAagtattcttctccttcctgagtgcccttAGGGTTCACCATCTCACACAGGAGGGCGAGAATCACTAGTGACTGTGACATCCTATTTTTCTGATATGGTGGGGAATACTCCATATCTCACAACATAACATAAAATCTACCATCTGAAgtattttttaagtgtacagttgcCTTCAGTACCTTCACATTGTTTTCCAACCATCACCACCCTCCATCTTCAGGACTATTTCATCTTCCCCAAGTGAAaatctgtccccattaaacactaaatcccctttcttcctcccaaagcttctggcaaccaccattctacacTCTCTCAGGGGCAGTTTGACTACTTTAGGTCCTCATTTCAGTGGAATCCTTCAATTTTTACCCCTTTCCATCCAGCTATGTAATATTATTGGGGAGAAGTTAAATGGAATGAGAAAGAGAATTATCAGAAAAATTGGGAATTAACTTTGCTCTGGTAGGTACTCTCTTACCTACTCTTTGGGAAACATACACCCAGTTTTCAAAGGAAAGTTCCAGTTGAAGACTCAGTTAATAGTTTCTCACTTCAATTTCAAAACACCCAGATTAAGATAGGGAATTCatcactctcagttcagttcagtcactcagtcgtgtctgactctttgcaacccaaggactgcagcacggcaggcctccctgtccatcaccaactcccggaggttactcaaactcatgtccattgagttggtgacttTCTCAAAAATTAGACCAAGATCATTAGGAACTAAAAATTTACTGAAAGTCTTGTTCCTTGAGGTAGGGTTTAGATCCTCATATCAAAGTGTGGGTAAAAAAGTCAATGAAAACAGTgtagaaacaataaataacataaatgagAGGGCTATGATTATTTTTCAATGATAGAAACAAGACTGCCCATGACCAGGAGTCCTGGATCATGCATAAAAAAAGTGAGAATGGTATATTGATGTGCTGTGCAAAATCCAGGTGGGAATATGATTTAAGTGGGTGAGTCTAAAATGATTTCCCAAACCATTAGAGTTATTCTAAGAGGAAAAACAtgttataggaaagaaaaaaatctgaatacatCTGAATACTTTAAACTTTGCTTCCTGTTGCTTTTGTTCATTAAAAGGATACTATCTGCACATAATGGCCTGCCTGGGGAACCCTGATCTTCTGCCTGAATGTTAAAacaaagtgcctttgttcagggaCACTCTGACCTTGtccacctgtgaatggctgcaaggaaaaagaaattaacaccTCCCTTCTCCTGAGGCTGGTCATTTCAGGAGATATTTGACTTTACTTCTTCacctccctttcccttttctataAAAGAATCTGGCAGCCAGGCCCTGATAAGATGGCTATTTCGAGACACTAGCCTTCCATCATTTCCAACTGCCggttttctaaataaattattattcttGCCTCAGTACCTTGTCTCCAAATTTATTGGCTTGCAATGCAGTGAGCAAAGCAAGTTTGGACTTAATAACAAACAGAAAGCAGAGATGCATATACCCTATGTGACTGGAGATTCAGAACTTCTCGTTGCACATATTTGATTTTACTGCCTTTTCCAATCTTatgaaccaaaagaaaagaatggaattgGTGTTAAGATTAGGCAATCCTGTGGGTAATTCTCCAGAGGGCACTCTTGATGTCCTTGTTCCTTAGACTGTAGATGATGGGGTTCAGCATAGGGGTGACCACAGCGTACATCACTGAGGCCACAGCACCCTTCCTGGGGGAAGATGAAACAGCTGAACTGAGGTATACACCAAGACCTGttccataaaacaaacaaacaactgcaAGGTGAGAGccgcaggtggagaaggctttgtaATTCCCACCTGATGATGAGACTCTGAGAATGGAGGAAATAATTCGAGAATAAGAGTAAAGAACTCCTGAGAGTGGAACTCCACCGAAAATGGTACCAATAAAAAGGATTAATATGTTATTGATGGAGGTGTCTGAACAGGCAAGCTTGAGGAGTTGAGAAAGGTCACAAAAGAAATGAGGGATTTCTGTATCTGCACAGAAGGTAAGCTGTGACATCATCACGTAGTGCAGTTGGGAGGTCAAAAAGCTGGTGAAAAATGATGCCAGGACCAACAAGACACAGAGGCAGGGGCTCATGATGACCAGGTAGTGTAGAGGGTGACAGATGGCCACCaaccggtcataggccatcactgtcaGAAGGAGACTCTCCAAacatgcaaaaagggaaaagaaggtcACCTGAGCTAGGCAGCCTGCATAGGTGATGGATTTGCTGTGTGTCTGGAGGTTCACTAGCATCTTGGGGACGGTGGTGGTGCTGATACTGATGTCAGTCAATGACAgactggagaggaagaagtacatgggggtgtggaggtgggaatCAGAGATAAaagccaggatgatgagcaggttcccAAGCATGGTCACCAGGTACATAGACAGGAAGAGTCCAAAGAGGAGGGGCTGAAGTTCTGGATCATCTGAGAGTCCCAGCAGGAGGAATTCTGAGACACATGTAAGATTCTGTGGTTCTACGTTGATGGGGcatcttttgaaaaagaagagtgttaaataagcaaaacaaatgtAGAAGCATCCAGATAAGTGTTCATATGTTGGATTTAAGCAACCCATAAATAAAGTCTTCATACTTGATTATACACTCCAGTACTTCTGCAATATTTCTAAGTTCTCAGTTGTGAGCATGTCTTTATTGATGACCAAAATAGTCACCTCTTTCTTTGCACCCATTTatgtggtgacccaaggacgAAAGAGCAGACAAAACCAAGGAcagtcttggaatgcaggaacagaaaaaccagacccttatcatctttccctcccccatgttgtaaCTGTTAATAGaacagtataacctgtctcccctcttACCCCATAGGAGAAGGTATTTGCCCTACTCTTCCCCCTACCCAGTATACATGCCTCATacaatcagcaaatgacctgcAAGACCCCATCCCACTCCATGTGACCTGGCTATGAACgtggactaaggacccctgttcaacgtctgttctcccttgagctggcctgctgttctaacagcatctcccactctaataaactttatttccctctcattctgtctcatgtctggaaatctTTTCCAACCCACACCCGGATGACTACATTTTACACATGGGACTAAAGAATATTAGAGAAGGAAGGACATTTTGAGATCACAAATCCAGGAACACAATAAAATatctgggtggttttttttttggtttttttttttgtttgtttgtttttgctgttttttattttagttgctaGGTAATACTTCTTATATTTCTCCAAGCCTAAGCAGGTCCAAGGGTTTGATTTCTCATCAAATCCAACCCTTTTATGAATATTTGAGAAATTTAAGACCAAAGTCAGGTCTCAAACACTAAGTTAGCCTTCTTATGccagcttaaaatatttttaagtccaTATTTCCTTAGAGACTTTGCATTTCTCCTAAGGTCAGTTCCCTGAATGCAGGCTGAGTTAGCAGGATATAATATTgtgtagaggggcttccctggggccttAGTGTAAACAATCcatttgcagtgcaggagatggtgattcaacctctggatcaggaagatcccctggaaatggatatggcaacccaatccaatattcttgactgggaaattccatggacagaggagcctggtgggctacaatccatgtggttgcaagagtcagacacatcttagtaactaaaccaccaccaccacctataCTGTATAGGTGCCCTATGAATGATTTTTCCCTACCTGCATTCAGTCTGACTTTACCCCTTTTCTACTCCACATTAGGGCCTGATAAAAGTTACATAAAAATATTGTGTTCCTATCCTCAACTGTAAGAGATGATAACACATATTCTGGTGGTGGTAATgcagataaaagaaaacaagctTCAGAAAAATCTTAACTCTGCTCCTGGCAAATGGAATCCCAGGTAAAAGTTTGTGATATTGTGCTTACTGCCATCATTTTCATCACCATCACCTTCATGATCATCTGGAGAACTTAGGGGACATTTTAGGGAGACCTATTTCCTGCTCTGCTGAAAAAGATGCCCAAGGAGGATAGAACAAGTGtggaaggaaaacagaaatttaaataagAGTTCTCAAATCCCCACCATTAATAACATGAACTTCATAGGTCTCTGCTTTGAACCTATGCATCTTTGGTGCCCTTCCACATTCTATCCCAACTGTCTCACTGCCTTGatgatgagaaaataaatctcccCCATTCCTTCCTGCATTCAGGGTCTCCTTTCTTATGTACAGTTGAGAAATTTCAGGCCAAAGCCAGATCTCAAACCCTAAGTTGACCTTCTTACACCAGCTTGAGAGCTTTTCAAGTCACTATTTCCTTATAGAGAGTCTGCATTTCTCCTAAATTCAGTTCCCTGAATGCAGGCTGGGTTAGCAGGAGAGGATATTGTTTAGGTGCCTTATGAATGGAATATCACTGTCTACATTCAAGTCTGACTTTACCCTCTATCTCCCCAGGGTTTATAAACATTACCTTAAAGTATTGTGTCCCTATCCAGAACTGCAAAATGATAATAATGGTATTGCTGTCTTTGGAGGTGATagtaaaacacataaaaataacaaTTACACAAAAAACTAAGCTCAGCTCCTGGACTTGGAGTCCTTAGGTAAAGTTTTGTGACACTGTGGTTACTGtcatcattttcatcatcattatCTTCATGATATTTTGGAGAACTTGGTGGACAATTTAGAGGGAACTCTTTCCTGCTCAGGTAGAAAAAAATGCACTGCCTTCCCCCAAGACAGAACCAATGttagaggaaaagagaaatttaaataagAGTTCTTGGATCCCCACCACTAACAAAAACATAAACTTCATAGGCCTCATAGCTGAATCTGTGTATTTCGGTGCCCTCCCACTGGCTCTCCCAACTATCCCACTGCCTTGTGGTGAGTAAAcaaggcttccccatccttcctgcATTCAGTGTGTGCCTCTGCATTTGACACTCACTGGCTTGGGCTGTGTCTCCGCTGAAGCAGGACTGAAGGATACAGATTGCCTGCCTCTCCCATGCCGGCTGCTGGATGAGGGTTGAGGCTGTGTCCACAGGACTCATAAGGAAACAGACTCAAATATGGGCTTCCAGGTTCAGAcagcaactctgggagatgaaagACACAGGTATGACACCCAGTGGACTGGAGCTGACTAACTTAAGGGCAGGGAAGCATAGGCTAATTATTTACGATGATACAGCCTTGAGACCTCAATGCACCTAACAGATAATTAGATGCATTGGTCCATGGCCTCTCAGTCTCAGGATTTGCTAATTtcatggaggaagaaaagaagaaaaatgattgtATTAGGAAGGACCTAGACCTTTCCTCTTCTCAAGAGGAGGCTGACCTCTGCTCCTCACCACTGAAGTCCAAGTGGTTTACATTATTGTAAACTTCAGGCACTTCttttgcaaatatatatgtattgtttttgtattattttccacTATAGATTATTATAGTTCTgtatatatagaatatagttccctatggtattcagtaaatttttgttgttggttttatatatagtagtgtatatatggaaGTTAATCTCAAACTTCCAATGTATCCTTCCCTGTGCCTTCCCTTTTAGTAACcatcagttatttttttaatatctgtgactctgtttctgttttttaaaaagttcatttgtgctATTCTTTTAgtttccatatgtaagtgatatcacaggataatttctctttctctttctgacttatttcacttactatgctctctaggtccattcttgtagctccaaatggcattatttcattctttttcatagctgagGAGTGTTCCATTTATACAACaacacatcttcttttttttaattaatttattttttattgaaggtaATTGCCttccagaattttgctgttttctgtcaaacctcaacatgaattggccataggtatgcatatatcccctcccttttgaagctccctcccatctccctccccatcccacccctctaggttgatacagagcccctgtttgaatttcctgagccatagagcaaaatcccattggctatctattttatatatggtaatgtaagtttccaaggtactcttcccatacatatcaccctcttttcctttctcgtcatgaccataagtctattctctatgtctgtttctccattgttgccctgtaagaaaattcttcagtatctttttttagattctgtatatatgtgttagaatatgatatctatctttctctttctgactcactttactctgtataataggttctagtttcatccacctcattagaactaactcaaaggcatccttttttatggctgagtaatattctattgtgtacatataccacaacttctttatccattcatctgtcaatggacatctaggttgcttccaagttctagctattgtaaatagtgctgcaatgaacaataggatacatgtatctctttcaattttggtttcctcagggtataggcctaggagtgagattgctgggtcatatggtggttttattcctagttttagaaggaatcaccatactgtcttccatagtggctgtatcaatttacattcccaccaacagtgcaagagtgtttccttttctccacacccattccagcatttattgtttgtagattttgtgatgcgggccattctgaccggtatgagatgatatctcattctggttttgatttacatttctctaataatgagcattgttgagcatcttttcatgtgtttgttggccatatttatatcttctttagagaaacgactgtttagatcttttccccattttttgattgggttgtttgtgtttctggtattgagttgtacgagctgcttgtatattttggaaattaatcctttgtcagttatttttcaagaaaaattccctggagcATACCTGGTACACGAAGAATCTGCCCTGTTGTGGCGATTTCTGCAGATCCCACCATGCTGTTTCCTGTCATAGAGTCAGAAACACCTCTAGTTTCTCTTACATTCATAGAGTCCTTCCACTGATATGAGAACAAACCAGAGCCATTCAGTGTCTGAGTGCAACAAACTTTTGATTTCTGTTCGATTAGAGAGGACACATCTCCCActctaaatgtatatttttaaaataacttttgtatTTGAATTCTGGATGTCATTAATGTGCTTTTGGCttacattccatggacagaggagcctggtggactacagtgtactacagtccatggggttgcaaagagtcagatatgactgactaatactttcacacaCAATTATGTGAGATGAAGGTCTGTTACAACCTCCTACAACTTACATTTCTGTCTTCCTGGTTCAGAGTCTATGTACAAGAAACTCAAGAGATTGACTCCTCATTAACTTGCTAGTTGATAAGTAGAATATGTACTCAATTAAGTTGGACATGGAAGAAAAAGGTTAATTATATTTGTGCAAACATGTCAGAGAAAAGCTAGGGGGATGACCAAATAACTGGTGTGTAGAGAATATTTAGGGGGAAAGAAGTGGGtatcaataaattttattaatagaaTGCTTGAACAATGAGAATAAtgtaaaaagaaagggaaaacattTCATAGTGGGAAGCAGAGATTGGTTGCTAGAAAAACTACCGAAATGAGTTTAGAAGACTTGGCATTTGAAAACCAAGGAGTGTTTTTCACAGATTTGTTCTGTGATTTTCTGAATCTCTCCTCCCTGCTATGATGCATATTCTTCAAGGAAACAGGTAGATCAACACCTTCTTGTACTATCTTTTAAGACGTCCAATTGAGAAATGTCTATCCTCACTTTTTGTCACATTGTTATTTGTGTATCATATAAACACACCCTGTATTTTGTGACAATCCTGCGCACACTGGTAGTTGGACAAAAACAGATCCTACTGAGTAtacatattaatagaaataaaccAAACATTGCTTCTTTTGGGAGCTGTAGAGCACTCTATTCAAGGACCAGTGATCCAGGGGGAAAGGGAATTAGtggaaatatataattaaatagggGAAATTAGTCACCTTATTTGCTCAAAAACCTGGCCAAGATCATTAGGGGATAAAAACATACTAAACATCTTGGTCTTTCAGGTAAGATTTGGATTCTCATATCAAATAGTGTAAAACTGATAGGAAAATATAGaaacagtaaatttaagaaagagaGAGCTATGATTATTTCATAGTGCTACAAACAAGACTGCCCATGATCAAGGGTCCTGGATCATGTATAAGGAAAGACAGAATGGTATACTGGTGTACTAGCAAAATCCTGATGGGAACATGACTTATGTGGAGAATTCAAAAAGACTCTCCCAAGTGATTAAAGCTATTCAAAGAGGAAAACCTGCATAAACAGAAAGCAGCAAACCAGATAAGTATATATACACTATCTGTTTGCATATTTAGAACTTCTTGTTGCACATATTTGATTTTACTGCCTTTGTAAATCTTTTTTgtgattgttcagtcactaagttgtgtctgattctttatgaccccatggactgcagcatgccagacttccctgtccttcactatctcctggagttggctcaaactcatgtcttatGAACCAAAACACAAGAAGGCACAGGATTTGAGATTAGGCTATTCTGTGACTAATCCTCCACAGGGCACTCTTGATGTCCTTGTTCCTTAGACTGTaaatgaaggggttcagcatagGGGTGACCACAGAGTACATCACTGAGGCCACTGCACTCTTCCTAGGGGAAGATGAGAGAGCTGAACTTGTATACACCCCAATGCCTGTTccataaaacaagcaaacaactgACAAATGAGAACCACAGATGGAGAAGGGTTTATACCTCCCACTTAATGATGAGAGTCTGAGGATGGAGGAAATAATTCGAGAATAAGAGTAGAGGACCCCTGACAGTGGAACTCCAccaaagatgatactgatgaaatGGATTAATATTCTACTGATGGAAGGGTCAGAACAGGAAAGGTTGAAGAGTTGagaaaattcacaaaaataaTGAGGAAGTCCCACACCTGCACAGAAGGTAAGCTGTGTCATCACCAAGTAGTGCAGCAGGGAGTTCAAAAAGCTAATGGAAAATGATGCCAGGACCAAGAAACCACAGAGGTAGGGGTTCATGATGACCAGATAGTACAAGGGGTGACAAATGGCCACCaaccggtcataggccatcactgtcaGAAGCAGGCTCTCTAAACatgcaaaaagaacaaaaaagttcaCCTGAGCAATGCACCCTGCATAGGTGATGGATTTGCTATGCATTTGGAAATTCACTAGCATcttggggatggtggtggtgctgATACTGATGTCAGCCAAGGACagattggagaggaagaagtacatggggctgTGGAGGTGGGGGTTAGAGCTGACAGCCAGGGTGATGAGCAGGTTCCCAAGCACAGTGACCAGGTACGTGCACAGGAAGAGTCCAAAGAGGAGGAGCTGCAGGTCTGGATCATCTGAGAAGCCCAGGAGGAGGAATTCTGAGACACGTGTATGATTCTGTGTTTCCATGTAGATGGGGCACCTTTTGAAAAAGAAGTGAGTGTTGAATACACACAACAATTGTACAGGTACTCACATAAGTGTCCATACTTTGTATTTGAGCAATTCATAAATAAAGTGTTTATGCTTGAGGACCATACCCCCCAGTTGCTTTCACAACTTTCTGAGTCTGAAGACATCTTTATTTATTCCCAGGGCATTCACTTGTTTCTTCACACATCTATTTCTGAGTCATAGGTCCAAAGAATATGAGAGAAGAAAGGACATTTTGAGATCACACATCCATGAACATAGTAAAATATCTGTCCCTACTTGTTAAGGAAAACTGTGGACTTAAAATtcctcttctctttaaaaaaaaaaatcagtctcatTAAAGAACACaatgtgcttggttgctcagtcatgtccaatactttatgaccccatggactgtaacccaccacgctcctctgtccaaggggagtctccaggccataataccggagtggattgctatgccttcctacagggaatcttcccaacccaggtatcggacccaggtctcccacactgcaggtgaattctttaccatctgagccaccagggaagcccaagaacactggagtggataaactatcacttctccagtggatcttgccaaccaaggaatcaaaccaggatctcttgtattgcaagtagattctttaccaccggagAAGCCCAAAGAAGCACTCAAATGTGAAGCAGGAGATAGATGGACCACTGGACCAGGCAGCTAATGTTTGTTGAACAGAGCAAAACTGAAGTTTTTGTCTTTAGCCACACAAGAACGATGcctgcttcccttcccccacTGGTACAGAGAGAATAACTAACAGGGGGTATTCGTTGCAGCAAAAATGGAGATGAATTAGCAATCTTTGGCACATACCAGCCAAACAGGCCTAAAAGAGTTAAATAATCTTGGTTATTCCTTAGTTGTTACTCCTAACAAACACTTGTGACTGGACAATCCTTCACAAAGCTGATTACTCTCTGACTACATGTAGATCTTACTCTGCACTTGGCATTCTTCTCCCCTACCCTGTCTTGTAGTATTCTGCATTTCAGAAAGGAGATCATGGGTCAGTAACCTCAGGGGCACCAGACCCGGATGCTGAGTTGCCTGGCGTCAGCTGTGGCCATTTTGAaactttgcaaaagaaaaaaaatccaagaccTTCATGAGGGTATAAAACCTCTCCCTATTTCTGAGAAAGGGGTGGAGGCATAGTTCTCGAGGTGCTACCCTGTTGTGCTTCCCTTTTACCTggcaaagaaaataaactcttttctatttcctccagACTCTGTATCTGTATTTATATTTGACCTTGTCAGAGAGGGAGCCAAGATTTTGGCATCATTAATACTATGATTATCCACTTCACATACTAAAATGCAAAAATTTAACAATACTTGCTTTGGAACCTATATTTATTACTGATAAAAATGGAGAGTGtttggacttctctgatggtcaagtggttaagaatccatacTTTCAATGCAGgcggtgcaggtttgattcctggtgggggaactaagattatatatgtatttcagcACTTAAAATCATAGAAAGTACTACCTGAgggttaaaattcattttttaaatttcttattatgATACAGATAAAAATAATACTAACATTGCCCTCCATCCTACACAAGGGTATTTCCAAAATATGTAAGCCTATGACTATTGCCTCAGTTCTAAAAATTGAAACATGCAACTTTCCTATTAACTACCTAGACTTATTTTCCTGACCAAGATATCAGACAAAAGCAAGTACTTGCTCCAATTGTCAagggataaaataaaaaaatccttCCGACTTGCATAGGGAATGATGCTTCCATAGCTCAGATTTACAGAATGGTCTGGAAAatagtg is a window of Muntiacus reevesi chromosome 1, mMunRee1.1, whole genome shotgun sequence DNA encoding:
- the LOC136156344 gene encoding olfactory receptor 7D4-like, which gives rise to MKTLFMGCLNPTYEHLSGCFYICFAYLTLFFFKRCPINVEPQNLTCVSEFLLLGLSDDPELQPLLFGLFLSMYLVTMLGNLLIILAFISDSHLHTPMYFFLSSLSLTDISISTTTVPKMLVNLQTHSKSITYAGCLAQVTFFSLFACLESLLLTVMAYDRLVAICHPLHYLVIMSPCLCVLLVLASFFTSFLTSQLHYVMMSQLTFCADTEIPHFFCDLSQLLKLACSDTSINNILILFIGTIFGGVPLSGVLYSYSRIISSILRVSSSGGNYKAFSTCGSHLAVVCLFYGTGLGVYLSSAVSSSPRKGAVASVMYAVVTPMLNPIIYSLRNKDIKSALWRITHRIA
- the LOC136156352 gene encoding olfactory receptor 7E24-like, whose product is METQNHTRVSEFLLLGFSDDPDLQLLLFGLFLCTYLVTVLGNLLITLAVSSNPHLHSPMYFFLSNLSLADISISTTTIPKMLVNFQMHSKSITYAGCIAQVNFFVLFACLESLLLTVMAYDRLVAICHPLYYLVIMNPYLCGFLVLASFSISFLNSLLHYLVMTQLTFCAGVGLPHYFCEFSQLFNLSCSDPSISRILIHFISIIFGGVPLSGVLYSYSRIISSILRLSSLSGRYKPFSICGSHLSVVCLFYGTGIGVYTSSALSSSPRKSAVASVMYSVVTPMLNPFIYSLRNKDIKSALWRISHRIA